The following nucleotide sequence is from Deltaproteobacteria bacterium.
ATGACCGCCCCGCCGATGGCCGTGCCGTGGCCGCCGATCCATTTGGTCAGGGAATGGATGACGATGTCCGCCCCGTATTCCAGGGGTCGAAACAGATAGGGCGTGACAAACGTGGCATCCACCACCAGGGGCAGACCATGGGCGTGAGCGACCTCGGCCAGGGCCTCGATGTTGGCCACGTCGAGAGCCGGATTGCCGATGACCTCGGTATAGATGAGACGGGTGCGCGCGGTGATGGCCGCCGCCACCGCGTCCATGTCATGGATGTCCACGAAGCGGGTGGTGATCCCGGCCTCGGGCAGGATGGAGGCAAACATGGTGTGCGTGCCACCATAGAGCGTGGACGAGGACACCAACTCGTCACCCTGACG
It contains:
- a CDS encoding O-acetylhomoserine aminocarboxypropyltransferase/cysteine synthase → MHRFETKALHHGHTPDATGSRAVPVHRTAAYMFKDTAHAADLFALRRAGHIYSRLGNPTQEVLETRLAELEGGKAALALASGTAAIHYTIINICRQGDELVSSSTLYGGTHTMFASILPEAGITTRFVDIHDMDAVAAAITARTRLIYTEVIGNPALDVANIEALAEVAHAHGLPLVVDATFVTPYLFRPLEYGADIVIHSLTKWIGGHGTAIGGAV